ATCTACGTGCAGCTGAACCACAACGGCGACGGCCAGCAGGTGGCTCCGCTGGAGCGGGCCATGCGCCTCTCCGAGGACGTGATCCGCTATCTCACGGTGAAGCAGGACGGCCCGATGCCCGCTCCCCGCGCCGTGGGTGGTGGCGCCGGTGACGCCGCGCCCCAGCCCGCCACGGTCTGAACGGCGGTCCGCATGCGGGCAGACCAGCGGACAGCCTTCACCGCCATCCTGCGGCTTGTCATTCAGGGCCGGGCGGCGTAGGTTCTCGCGATGTTCCAGAAACCCGGCACCAACGGTCCTGGCACCGGCCCGCTCACCGGCCACCTGCCCGTGGACATCCTGCCTGGGGATCGCGATCCCCAGGCCTCGCGGCGTCTGGCCGTGCACCAGGAGCTCAGTGCCACCCGCCGGGAGCTCGATGAGCTGCGCTCGCTGGTGGACACCCTGCCCGAGATCTTCGAGCGCAAGTTCGAGGAGCGCCTCGCCCCCATGCTCACCCAGCGGCAGCGGCTGCTGGAGCAGACCGGGGCGCTGCGCCAGCAGATGCACCAGCTTCAGGGCACTGCCACCGACGGACAAATCCGTCCCCGTCTGGCCGGCAGTGGCGGCGGAGCGTCCCTGGCTCAGACCCTGCGGCACGCCTTCGGCTTGGAGGCCCGCCGCTCGGCCTGAACGGGGCTGGAAGCCCCAGGCGGGACACCGGCGAAGGATCAGCCCTGCCGGCGGCTCGCGGCCCAGAGCCTGGTGGGAAGCCCCCACACGTAGATGAAGCCTTCGGCCGCCCGGTGATCGAAGCGGTCGTCGGCGCCGTAGGTGGCCATGTCCGGCACGTAGAGACTGTTGGCGGCACTCTGGCGGCCCACCACCGTGGCGTTGCCCTTGTGCAGCCGCAGCCGCACCGAGCCGTTCACCGTGCGCTGGGTGCGGTCGAAGAAGCCGTCGAGGGCATCCTTGAGCGGGCCGAACCACAGCCCCTGGTACACCAGATCGGCCCACTGCTGCTCGAGCTG
This sequence is a window from Cyanobium sp. PCC 7001. Protein-coding genes within it:
- the rpsF gene encoding 30S ribosomal protein S6, translated to MTQPYYETMYILRPDIPEEEVESHITKYRDLVIEAGGEVLDCQMRGKRRLAYSIDKHREGIYVQLNHNGDGQQVAPLERAMRLSEDVIRYLTVKQDGPMPAPRAVGGGAGDAAPQPATV